The Camelina sativa cultivar DH55 chromosome 14, Cs, whole genome shotgun sequence genome includes a window with the following:
- the LOC104741519 gene encoding probable WRKY transcription factor 65 isoform X2: MKRGLDQMARSYNDHESSQETGPESPNSSTFNDMKALICSHSPKRRRSVEKRVVNVPMKEMEGSRHKGDTTPPSDSWAWRKYGQKPIKGSPYPRGYYRCSSTKGCPARKQVERSKDDPTMILITYTSEHNHPWPLTSSSRNGPKTKPEPKPEPEPEPEVEPDVEEEEDNKFMVLGREIETTPSCVDEFAWFTEMETTSSTILESPIFSSEKKTPVSAAADDVAVFFPMGEEDESLFADLGELPECSVVFRHRSSVVGSQVEIF, from the exons atgaagCGAGGTCTAGATCAGATGGCGAGAAGCTACAATGATCATGAAAGCAGTCAAGAAACCGGACCCGAGTCACCAAATTCTTCAACCTTCAACGACATGAAAGCTCTCATCTGTTCTCATTCACCTAAAAGAAG GAGATCTGTAGAGAAGAGAGTAGTGAACGTACCGATGAAAGAAATGGAAGGATCTCGGCACAAAGGAGACACAACTCCGCCGTCAGATTCATGGGCTTGGCGTAAGTACGGCCAAAAGCCTATTAAGGGATCTCCTTACCCTAGAGGTTATTACCGCTGTAGTAGCACCAAAGGTTGTCCGGCTAGGAAGCAAGTCGAAAGAAGCAAAGACGATCCAACGATGATCCTCATCACTTACACTTCTGAGCATAACCATCCTTGGCCTCTCACGTCTTCCTCTAGAAATGGACCTAAAACAAAACCCGAGcccaaacccgaacccgaaccagAGCCTGAGGTGGAGCCAGAcgtggaggaggaagaggataaTAAGTTTATGGTTCTTGGAAGGGAGATTGAAACAACTCCGTCATGTGTCGACGAGTTCGCGTGGTTTACGGAGATGGAGACAACTTCATCGACGATTCTTGAAAGTCCAATATTCTCATCGGAGAAAAAGACTCCTGTATCGGCTGCTGCGGATGACGTTGCAGTGTTCTTTCCGATGGGAGAAGAGGATGAGTCTTTGTTCGCCGATCTCGGCGAGTTACCGGAGTGTTCGGTGGTGTTTCGTCACCGGAGTAGCGTAGTTGGGTCACAAGTCGAGATCTTTTGA
- the LOC104741519 gene encoding probable WRKY transcription factor 65 isoform X1 — MKRGLDQMARSYNDHESSQETGPESPNSSTFNDMKALICSHSPKRSRRSVEKRVVNVPMKEMEGSRHKGDTTPPSDSWAWRKYGQKPIKGSPYPRGYYRCSSTKGCPARKQVERSKDDPTMILITYTSEHNHPWPLTSSSRNGPKTKPEPKPEPEPEPEVEPDVEEEEDNKFMVLGREIETTPSCVDEFAWFTEMETTSSTILESPIFSSEKKTPVSAAADDVAVFFPMGEEDESLFADLGELPECSVVFRHRSSVVGSQVEIF, encoded by the exons atgaagCGAGGTCTAGATCAGATGGCGAGAAGCTACAATGATCATGAAAGCAGTCAAGAAACCGGACCCGAGTCACCAAATTCTTCAACCTTCAACGACATGAAAGCTCTCATCTGTTCTCATTCACCTAAAAGAAG CAGGAGATCTGTAGAGAAGAGAGTAGTGAACGTACCGATGAAAGAAATGGAAGGATCTCGGCACAAAGGAGACACAACTCCGCCGTCAGATTCATGGGCTTGGCGTAAGTACGGCCAAAAGCCTATTAAGGGATCTCCTTACCCTAGAGGTTATTACCGCTGTAGTAGCACCAAAGGTTGTCCGGCTAGGAAGCAAGTCGAAAGAAGCAAAGACGATCCAACGATGATCCTCATCACTTACACTTCTGAGCATAACCATCCTTGGCCTCTCACGTCTTCCTCTAGAAATGGACCTAAAACAAAACCCGAGcccaaacccgaacccgaaccagAGCCTGAGGTGGAGCCAGAcgtggaggaggaagaggataaTAAGTTTATGGTTCTTGGAAGGGAGATTGAAACAACTCCGTCATGTGTCGACGAGTTCGCGTGGTTTACGGAGATGGAGACAACTTCATCGACGATTCTTGAAAGTCCAATATTCTCATCGGAGAAAAAGACTCCTGTATCGGCTGCTGCGGATGACGTTGCAGTGTTCTTTCCGATGGGAGAAGAGGATGAGTCTTTGTTCGCCGATCTCGGCGAGTTACCGGAGTGTTCGGTGGTGTTTCGTCACCGGAGTAGCGTAGTTGGGTCACAAGTCGAGATCTTTTGA